One Lutra lutra chromosome 18, mLutLut1.2, whole genome shotgun sequence genomic window carries:
- the DEXI gene encoding dexamethasone-induced protein, which yields MPGARVAAHLDALGPLVPYVPPSLLPSMFYVGLFFVNVLILYYAFLMEYIVLNVGLVFLPEDMDQALVDLGVLSDPGSGLYDADSELDVFDGYLE from the coding sequence ATGCCCGGCGCCCGGGTCGCGGCCCACCTGGACGCGCTGGGCCCCCTGGTCCCCTACGTGCCACCGTCGCTGCTGCCCTCTATGTTCTACGTGGGCCTGTTTTTCGTCAATGTGCTGATCCTATACTACGCCTTCCTCATGGAGTACATTGTCCTCAACGTGGGCCTCGTCTTCCTGCCCGAGGACATGGACCAGGCGCTGGTGGACCTCGGCGTGCTCTCCGATCCCGGCTCCGGCCTCTACGATGCCGATTCGGAGCTCGATGTCTTCGATGGTTACTTGGAGTAG